One genomic window of Misgurnus anguillicaudatus chromosome 12, ASM2758022v2, whole genome shotgun sequence includes the following:
- the LOC129447101 gene encoding trace amine-associated receptor 13c-like, producing the protein MAYETEDHETQYCFPAFNSSCIKTIRATHEYNIMYVFFSLLSAWTVIMNLLVIISISHFKKLHTPTNMLILSLAVVDLLIGLIIMPLDAIKLIETCWYFGDHLCGLYLVVIGLLPSASLSHLILIAVDRYVAVCHPLLYPQKITTAKTILSICICWFCSTAYNTALVSSSTHYDFQKMDMCYGKCTFTVSYAWRVTDLIMSLLFPCTVIITLYLRIFYVAHQQVKVINSLLKGGKHVMKGSLKRKSEGKAALTLGLIVTVYLLGWIPYFILSLSENTEMVSTTLVLLWILYINSAVNPLIYALFYPWFKMSFKHIITLKIFQPASSLVDIFTDNQS; encoded by the coding sequence ATGGCCTATGAGACAGAAGATCATGAGACTCAATACTGCTTTCCTGCCTTCAACTCATCATGCATTAAGACAATTCGTGCCACACATGAATACAATatcatgtatgtgtttttttcattgctgTCAGCATGGACTGTGATTATGAATCTGCTGGTGATCATCTCCATCTCTCACTTCAAGAAGCTTCACACTCCAACCAACATGCTCATTCTCTCTCTGGCTGTGGTCGACCTGCTCATTGGACTTATTATCATGCCTTTGGATGCTATCAAACTGATTGAGACGTGTTGGTACTTTGGAGACCATTTATGTGGATTGTATTTAGTGGTTATTGGACTTCTCCCCTCAGCATCCCTTagtcatttaattttaattgcTGTTGATCGCTATGTGGCTGTGTGTCACCCTTTACTGTACCCTCAGAAAATAACTACTGCTAAAACCATATTGAGCATCTGTATCTGCTGGTTTTGCTCTACAGCTTATAATACTGCCCTTGTGAGCAGTAGTACACATTATGATTTCCAAAAAATGGATATGTGTTATGGTAAGTGTACTTTTACAGTTAGCTATGCATGGAGAGTCACTGATCTGATCATGTCCCTGCTGTTTCCTTGTACTGTAATTATAACTTTATATTTGAGGATTTTCTATGTCGCACATCAGCAAGTGAAAGTTATAAACTCTCTGTTGAAGGGTGGAAAACATGTAATGAAAGGTTCACTGAAAAGAAAATCTGAGGGCAAAGCAGCTCTGACATTAGGACTTATTGTCACAGTTTATCTGCTTGGCTGGATTCCATACTTCATTTTGTCTCTATcagaaaacacagaaatggtTTCTACCACATTAGTTTTATTATGGATTTTATATATAAACTCTGCTGTAAATCCTCTAATATATGCTTTATTCTACccctggtttaaaatgtcatttaaacacattataacTCTTAAAATATTTCAACCAGCATCCTCTCTCGTAGACATTTTTACAGATAATCAGTCATAA